A DNA window from Streptococcus mutans contains the following coding sequences:
- the rplR gene encoding 50S ribosomal protein L18 gives MISKPDKNKIRQKRHRRVRGKLSGTADRPRLNIFRSNTGIYAQVIDDVAGVTLASASTLDKEVSKGTKTEQAVVVGKLVAERAVAKGISEVVFDRGGYLYHGRVKALADAARENGLKF, from the coding sequence GTGATTTCGAAACCAGATAAAAATAAAATCCGCCAAAAACGCCATCGTCGTGTTCGCGGAAAACTCTCTGGAACTGCTGATCGCCCACGTTTGAACATTTTCCGTTCTAATACAGGCATCTACGCTCAAGTGATTGATGACGTAGCGGGTGTAACGCTCGCAAGTGCTTCAACTCTTGACAAAGAAGTTTCAAAAGGGACTAAAACTGAACAAGCCGTTGTTGTTGGTAAACTCGTTGCTGAACGCGCAGTAGCTAAAGGTATTTCTGAAGTGGTGTTTGACCGCGGTGGATATCTCTATCACGGACGTGTTAAGGCCTTGGCTGATGCAGCTCGTGAAAACGGATTGAAATTCTAA
- the rplF gene encoding 50S ribosomal protein L6 → MSRIGNKVITLPAGVEVTNKDNVVTVKGPKGELTREFPKVIEIKIEGTEVTLHRPNDSKEMKTIHGTARANLNNMVIGVSEGFKKELEMRGVGYRAQLQGKKLVLSVGKSHPDEVEAPEGITFEVPTATAIVVNGINKEVVGQTAAYIRGLRVPEPYKGKGIRYAGEYVRRKEGKTGK, encoded by the coding sequence ATGTCACGTATTGGTAATAAAGTAATCACGTTGCCTGCTGGTGTAGAAGTCACTAATAAAGATAATGTTGTTACTGTAAAAGGCCCTAAAGGAGAGCTTACACGTGAGTTCCCAAAAGTTATTGAAATTAAAATTGAAGGAACAGAAGTAACACTTCATCGTCCAAATGATTCCAAAGAAATGAAAACAATCCATGGTACAGCTCGTGCTAACTTAAACAATATGGTTATTGGTGTTTCTGAAGGGTTCAAAAAGGAACTTGAAATGCGTGGGGTTGGTTACCGTGCTCAACTTCAAGGGAAGAAACTTGTTCTTTCAGTCGGTAAATCTCATCCAGATGAAGTTGAGGCTCCAGAAGGTATTACGTTTGAAGTACCAACTGCTACAGCCATCGTTGTTAATGGAATTAATAAAGAGGTTGTTGGTCAGACAGCAGCTTATATTCGTGGTCTTCGTGTTCCAGAACCTTATAAAGGTAAGGGAATTCGTTACGCTGGTGAGTATGTACGCCGTAAAGAAGGTAAAACAGGTAAATAA
- the rpsH gene encoding 30S ribosomal protein S8, with protein sequence MVMTDPIADFLTRIRNANQANHSVVEAPASNIKRGIAEILKREGFVKDVEVIEDDKQGIIRIFLKYGQNGERVITGLKRISKPGLRVYTKREDVPKVLNGLGIAIISTSEGLLTDREARQKNIGGEVIAYVW encoded by the coding sequence ATGGTTATGACTGATCCGATTGCAGACTTCTTAACTCGTATTCGTAATGCTAATCAAGCAAATCACAGCGTAGTTGAAGCTCCTGCATCAAACATCAAAAGAGGAATTGCTGAAATCCTTAAGCGTGAAGGTTTTGTAAAAGATGTTGAAGTTATTGAAGATGACAAGCAGGGTATTATCCGTATCTTTCTTAAATATGGTCAAAATGGTGAAAGAGTTATCACTGGCTTAAAACGTATTTCAAAACCGGGTCTTCGTGTCTATACAAAACGCGAAGATGTTCCAAAAGTTCTCAATGGGCTTGGGATTGCAATTATTTCAACTTCTGAAGGTCTTTTGACTGATAGAGAAGCCCGTCAAAAAAATATTGGCGGAGAAGTTATTGCTTACGTTTGGTAA
- a CDS encoding type Z 30S ribosomal protein S14: MAKKSMVAKSKRPAKFSTQAYTRCEKCGRPHSVYRKFKLCRVCFRELAYKGQIPGVTKASW, translated from the coding sequence TTGGCTAAAAAATCTATGGTTGCTAAGAGCAAACGCCCAGCAAAATTCTCTACGCAAGCTTACACTCGTTGTGAAAAATGCGGTCGACCACACTCTGTTTACCGCAAGTTTAAACTTTGTCGTGTTTGCTTCCGTGAATTAGCATACAAAGGACAAATTCCGGGCGTAACAAAAGCTTCTTGGTAG
- the rplE gene encoding 50S ribosomal protein L5, with the protein MANRLKEKYLNEVVPALTEKFNYTSVMAVPKVDKIVLNMGVGDAVSNAKNLEKAAAELALISGQKPLITKAKKSIAGFRLREGVAIGAKVTLRGQRMYEFLDKLVTVSLPRVRDFHGVPTKSFDGRGNYTLGVKEQLIFPEINFDNVDKVRGLDIVIVTTANTDEESRELLTGLGMPFAK; encoded by the coding sequence ATGGCAAATCGCTTAAAAGAAAAATATCTTAATGAAGTAGTTCCTGCATTGACAGAAAAATTTAATTACACATCTGTAATGGCCGTTCCTAAGGTTGATAAAATCGTCCTTAACATGGGTGTTGGTGATGCTGTGTCAAATGCAAAAAATCTTGAAAAAGCAGCTGCTGAATTAGCGCTTATTTCAGGTCAAAAACCACTTATTACTAAAGCTAAGAAATCAATCGCCGGCTTCCGTCTTCGTGAAGGTGTTGCTATCGGTGCGAAGGTTACTCTTCGCGGACAACGCATGTATGAATTCTTAGACAAATTGGTGACAGTTTCACTTCCACGTGTCCGTGACTTCCATGGTGTCCCAACAAAATCATTTGATGGACGCGGTAATTACACACTTGGTGTGAAAGAACAATTGATCTTCCCAGAAATCAATTTTGATAATGTTGATAAAGTCCGTGGTCTTGATATTGTTATCGTTACAACTGCTAACACTGATGAAGAATCGCGTGAATTGCTGACAGGCCTTGGAATGCCTTTCGCAAAATAA
- the rplX gene encoding 50S ribosomal protein L24: protein MFVKKGDKVRVIAGKDKGVEAVVLKAFPKINKVVVEGVAIVKKHQKPNNENPQGAIVEKEAPIHVSNVQVLDKNGVAGRVGYKVVDGKKVRYNKKSGEVLD from the coding sequence ATGTTTGTAAAAAAAGGCGATAAAGTTCGCGTTATTGCTGGAAAGGACAAAGGTGTTGAAGCTGTAGTTCTTAAAGCTTTTCCGAAAATTAATAAAGTTGTTGTTGAAGGTGTGGCCATTGTTAAAAAACACCAAAAACCTAACAATGAGAACCCTCAAGGTGCTATCGTAGAAAAGGAAGCACCTATCCACGTATCAAACGTACAAGTTCTTGATAAAAATGGAGTTGCGGGTCGTGTTGGCTATAAAGTTGTTGATGGTAAAAAAGTTCGCTACAACAAAAAATCAGGCGAAGTACTTGATTAA
- the rplN gene encoding 50S ribosomal protein L14, translated as MIQSESRLKVADNSGAREILTIKVLGGSGRKFANIGDVIVASVKQATPGGAVKKGDVVKAVIVRTKSGARRADGSYIKFDENAAVIIRDDKTPRGTRIFGPVARELREGNFMKIVSLAPEVL; from the coding sequence ATGATTCAATCAGAAAGTCGTTTAAAAGTCGCTGACAACAGTGGTGCCCGCGAAATCCTGACTATCAAAGTTCTTGGCGGTTCAGGTCGTAAATTTGCGAACATCGGTGATGTTATCGTTGCTTCAGTAAAACAAGCTACTCCTGGTGGTGCGGTTAAAAAAGGTGATGTGGTGAAAGCCGTTATTGTTCGTACTAAATCAGGTGCTCGTCGTGCTGATGGTTCATACATCAAATTTGATGAGAATGCAGCTGTTATTATCCGTGATGATAAAACACCTCGCGGAACTCGTATCTTTGGTCCTGTTGCTCGTGAATTGCGTGAAGGTAACTTCATGAAGATCGTGTCACTAGCGCCAGAAGTACTTTAA
- the rpsQ gene encoding 30S ribosomal protein S17, whose translation MERKQRRTLVGRVVSDKMDKTITVVVETKRNHPVYGKRINYSKKYKAHDENNTAKAGDIVRIMETRPLSATKRFRLVEVVEEAVII comes from the coding sequence ATGGAACGTAAACAACGTAGAACGCTAGTTGGTCGTGTTGTGTCTGATAAAATGGACAAAACAATCACAGTTGTAGTTGAAACTAAACGTAACCACCCAGTCTATGGTAAACGTATTAACTACTCAAAGAAATATAAGGCTCATGATGAAAACAATACTGCAAAAGCAGGCGATATTGTTCGTATCATGGAAACTCGTCCGCTTTCAGCAACAAAACGTTTTCGTCTTGTTGAAGTGGTTGAAGAAGCTGTCATTATTTAA
- the rpmC gene encoding 50S ribosomal protein L29 — MKLQEIKDFVKELRGLSQEELAKKENELKKELFDLRFQAAAGQLDQTARLNEVKKQIARVKTVQAETKE; from the coding sequence ATGAAACTTCAAGAAATTAAAGATTTTGTTAAAGAGCTTCGTGGTCTTTCTCAAGAAGAACTTGCTAAGAAAGAAAACGAACTTAAGAAAGAACTTTTCGATCTTCGTTTCCAAGCTGCAGCAGGTCAACTTGATCAAACTGCCCGTTTGAACGAAGTGAAAAAGCAAATTGCACGTGTTAAAACCGTGCAAGCAGAAACGAAAGAATAG
- the rplP gene encoding 50S ribosomal protein L16, whose amino-acid sequence MLVPKRVKHRREFRGKMRGEAKGGKEVAFGEYGLQATTSHWITNRQIEAARIAMTRYMKRGGKVWIKIFPHKSYTAKAIGVRMGSGKGAPEGWVAPVKRGKIMFEIADVPEEVAREALRLASHKLPVKTKFVKREAE is encoded by the coding sequence ATGTTAGTACCTAAACGTGTTAAACATCGTCGTGAATTCCGTGGAAAAATGCGTGGTGAAGCTAAAGGCGGTAAGGAAGTAGCTTTTGGAGAATATGGTCTGCAAGCTACAACTAGTCACTGGATTACTAATCGTCAAATTGAGGCTGCTCGTATCGCTATGACGCGTTATATGAAACGTGGTGGTAAAGTTTGGATTAAAATCTTTCCTCATAAGTCCTACACTGCTAAGGCCATCGGTGTACGTATGGGATCTGGGAAAGGTGCTCCAGAAGGCTGGGTCGCACCAGTTAAGCGTGGAAAAATCATGTTTGAAATTGCTGATGTTCCAGAAGAAGTTGCCCGTGAAGCTCTTCGCCTTGCAAGCCACAAATTACCAGTTAAAACTAAATTCGTAAAACGTGAAGCAGAATAA
- the rpsC gene encoding 30S ribosomal protein S3, producing MGQKVHPIGMRVGIIRDWDAKWYAEKEYADYLHEDLAIRKFIQKELADAAVSTIEIERAVNKVNVSLHTAKPGMVIGKGGANVDALRAQLNKLTGKQVHINIVEIKSPDLDAHLVGENIARQLEQRVAFRRAQKQAIQRTMRAGAKGIKTQVSGRLNGADIARSEGYSEGTVPLHTLRADIDYAWEEADTTYGKLGVKVWIYRGEILPARKNTKGGK from the coding sequence GTGGGTCAAAAAGTACATCCAATTGGTATGCGTGTCGGTATCATTCGTGATTGGGATGCAAAATGGTATGCTGAAAAAGAATACGCGGATTACCTTCATGAAGATCTCGCAATCCGTAAATTCATTCAAAAAGAGTTGGCTGACGCCGCAGTTTCAACTATTGAAATTGAACGTGCAGTCAATAAGGTAAATGTTTCCCTTCATACTGCAAAACCTGGTATGGTTATCGGTAAAGGCGGAGCAAATGTCGATGCTCTTCGTGCTCAACTTAACAAATTGACTGGAAAACAAGTTCACATTAATATTGTTGAGATCAAATCACCAGATCTTGATGCTCACCTTGTTGGTGAAAATATTGCTCGTCAGCTTGAGCAACGTGTTGCTTTCCGTCGTGCTCAAAAGCAAGCAATCCAACGTACTATGCGTGCAGGAGCTAAAGGAATTAAAACTCAAGTATCGGGTCGTTTAAATGGTGCGGACATCGCACGTAGCGAAGGATATTCAGAAGGAACTGTTCCACTTCACACACTTCGTGCGGATATCGATTATGCTTGGGAAGAAGCTGATACGACTTATGGTAAGCTTGGTGTTAAAGTTTGGATTTACCGTGGCGAAATTCTTCCAGCTCGTAAAAACACTAAAGGAGGGAAATAA
- the rplV gene encoding 50S ribosomal protein L22 — MAEITSAKAMARTVRVSPRKTRLVLDLIRGKNVADAIAILKFTPNKAARIVEKTLNSAVANAENNFGLEKANLVVSETFANEGPTMKRFRPRAKGSASPINKRTTHVTVVVEEK, encoded by the coding sequence ATGGCAGAAATTACTTCAGCTAAAGCAATGGCTCGTACAGTCCGTGTTTCACCTCGTAAAACACGTCTTGTGCTTGATCTTATTCGTGGTAAGAACGTTGCTGACGCAATCGCAATCTTGAAATTCACTCCAAACAAAGCTGCTCGTATTGTTGAGAAAACTCTTAACTCTGCTGTCGCAAATGCAGAAAATAACTTTGGTTTGGAAAAAGCTAATTTGGTCGTATCTGAAACTTTCGCAAACGAAGGACCAACGATGAAACGTTTCCGTCCGCGTGCGAAGGGTTCAGCTTCACCAATCAATAAACGTACAACTCACGTTACTGTAGTTGTAGAAGAAAAATAA
- the rpsS gene encoding 30S ribosomal protein S19 — protein MGRSLKKGPFVDEHLMKKIEAQANDEKKKVIKTWSRRSTIFPSFIGYTIAVYDGRKHVPVYIQEDMVGHKLGEFAPTRTYKGHATDDKKTRR, from the coding sequence ATGGGACGTAGTCTTAAAAAAGGCCCTTTCGTTGATGAGCATTTGATGAAAAAAATCGAGGCTCAAGCTAATGACGAAAAGAAAAAAGTAATTAAAACTTGGTCACGTCGTTCAACGATTTTTCCAAGTTTCATTGGATACACAATCGCAGTTTATGACGGACGTAAACATGTTCCTGTTTACATTCAAGAGGACATGGTAGGTCACAAGCTTGGTGAGTTTGCACCAACTCGTACTTACAAAGGTCATGCAACTGATGATAAGAAAACACGTCGTTAA
- the rplB gene encoding 50S ribosomal protein L2, whose amino-acid sequence MGIKVYKPTTNGRRNMTSLDFAEITTSTPEKSLLVSLKNKAGRNNNGRITVRHQGGGHKRHYRLIDFKRNKDGVEAVVKTIEYDPNRSANIALIHYTDGVKSYIVAPKGLEVGQRIISGSEADIKVGNALPLANIPVGTFIHNIELKPGKGAELIRAAGASAQVLGQEGKYILVRLQSGEVRMVLGTCRATVGVVGNEQHGLVNLGKAGRSRWKGIRPTVRGSVMNPNDHPHGGGEGKAPVGRKAPSTPWGKPALGLKTRNKKAKSNKLIIRRRNEK is encoded by the coding sequence GTGGGTATTAAAGTTTACAAACCAACGACAAATGGCCGTCGTAATATGACTTCTTTGGATTTCGCTGAAATTACTACAAGCACACCTGAGAAATCATTACTTGTTTCATTAAAAAACAAGGCTGGCCGTAACAATAACGGTCGCATTACTGTTCGTCATCAAGGCGGCGGACATAAACGCCATTACCGTCTAATTGATTTCAAACGTAATAAAGATGGCGTTGAGGCGGTTGTTAAGACTATTGAATACGATCCAAATCGTTCGGCTAACATTGCGCTTATTCACTATACGGATGGTGTAAAATCCTATATTGTTGCTCCGAAAGGTCTTGAAGTAGGCCAACGTATCATTTCAGGCTCCGAAGCTGATATCAAAGTGGGGAACGCTCTTCCGCTTGCTAATATTCCAGTTGGTACATTCATTCATAACATTGAATTGAAACCGGGTAAGGGTGCTGAACTTATTCGGGCAGCTGGAGCTTCTGCTCAAGTGCTTGGACAAGAAGGCAAGTATATTCTTGTTCGTTTGCAATCAGGTGAAGTTCGTATGGTTCTTGGTACTTGTCGTGCTACAGTTGGTGTTGTTGGAAATGAACAACATGGGCTTGTTAATCTTGGGAAAGCAGGACGCAGCCGTTGGAAGGGTATTCGCCCGACAGTCCGTGGTTCTGTAATGAACCCTAACGATCACCCACACGGTGGGGGTGAAGGTAAGGCACCGGTTGGACGTAAAGCGCCATCTACTCCTTGGGGTAAACCTGCGCTTGGTCTTAAAACACGTAACAAGAAAGCTAAATCTAACAAACTTATTATTCGTCGTCGTAACGAAAAATAG
- a CDS encoding 50S ribosomal protein L23 — translation MNLYDVIKKPVVTEKSMHALEEGKYTFEVDTRAHKLLIKQAVEAAFDGVKVASVRTVNVKPKQKRVGRYTGFTSKTKKAIITLTADSKTIDLFAAAEAE, via the coding sequence ATGAATTTGTACGATGTAATCAAAAAACCTGTTGTTACTGAAAAATCAATGCATGCTCTTGAAGAAGGTAAGTATACATTTGAGGTTGACACTCGCGCTCATAAACTTTTAATTAAACAAGCTGTTGAAGCGGCCTTTGATGGTGTCAAAGTGGCAAGTGTCCGTACAGTAAACGTAAAACCAAAGCAAAAGCGCGTTGGCCGTTATACAGGTTTTACAAGCAAAACGAAAAAAGCTATCATCACTCTTACAGCTGATTCTAAGACAATTGACTTGTTTGCAGCTGCTGAGGCAGAATAA
- the rplD gene encoding 50S ribosomal protein L4, with the protein MANVKLFDQTGKEAGEVTLNDAIFGIEPNESVVFDVIISQRANLRQGTHAVKNRSAVSGGGRKPWRQKGTGRARQGSIRAPQWRGGGVVFGPTPRSYGYKLPQKVRRLALKSVYSAKVADEKFVAVDALSFEAPKTKEFATVLAALNVDSKVLVILEEGNQAAELSARNLPNVKVATAATASVLDIVNSDKLLVTKEAISNIEEVLA; encoded by the coding sequence ATGGCAAACGTAAAACTATTTGACCAAACTGGTAAAGAAGCTGGTGAAGTAACACTTAACGACGCTATCTTCGGTATCGAACCAAATGAATCGGTAGTATTTGATGTTATTATTAGCCAACGTGCTAATCTTCGCCAAGGTACTCACGCGGTTAAAAATCGTTCAGCAGTATCAGGTGGTGGACGTAAACCATGGCGTCAAAAAGGAACTGGACGTGCACGTCAAGGTTCTATCCGTGCACCGCAATGGCGTGGTGGTGGTGTTGTTTTTGGACCAACTCCACGTTCATATGGCTATAAACTTCCACAAAAAGTTCGCCGTCTCGCCTTAAAGTCAGTTTATTCAGCAAAAGTTGCTGATGAAAAATTTGTAGCTGTAGATGCTCTTTCTTTTGAAGCTCCAAAGACCAAAGAATTTGCTACAGTACTTGCTGCACTTAATGTTGATTCAAAAGTACTTGTTATTCTTGAAGAAGGTAATCAAGCTGCTGAGTTGTCAGCTCGTAATCTTCCAAATGTCAAGGTTGCTACCGCAGCAACTGCAAGTGTTCTTGATATCGTAAACAGCGACAAACTTCTTGTTACTAAAGAAGCAATCTCTAATATCGAGGAGGTTCTTGCATAA
- the rplC gene encoding 50S ribosomal protein L3, giving the protein MTKGILGKKVGMTQIFTESGEFIPVTVIEATPNVVLQVKTVETDGYEAVQVGFDDKREVLSNKPAKGHVAKADTAPKRFIREFKNIEGLEVGQEITVEQFEAGDVVDVTGTTKGKGFQGAIKRHGQSRGPMAHGSRYHRRPGSMGPVAPNRVFKGKNLAGRMGGNRVTIQNLEIVQVVPEKNVILIKGNVPGAKKSLIIIKSAVKAAK; this is encoded by the coding sequence ATGACAAAAGGAATCTTAGGGAAAAAAGTGGGAATGACTCAAATCTTCACTGAATCTGGTGAATTTATCCCTGTTACTGTCATCGAAGCAACTCCAAATGTTGTGCTTCAAGTTAAGACTGTTGAAACAGACGGTTACGAAGCAGTTCAAGTTGGTTTTGATGATAAACGTGAAGTATTGAGCAACAAACCTGCCAAAGGCCATGTGGCAAAAGCCGACACAGCTCCTAAGCGCTTCATTCGTGAATTTAAAAACATTGAAGGCTTAGAAGTTGGACAAGAAATTACAGTCGAACAATTCGAGGCTGGTGATGTTGTTGATGTTACTGGTACAACTAAAGGTAAAGGTTTCCAAGGTGCCATTAAACGCCATGGTCAGTCACGTGGCCCTATGGCTCATGGTTCTCGTTATCACCGCCGTCCAGGTTCAATGGGACCTGTAGCACCTAACCGTGTATTCAAAGGTAAAAACCTTGCTGGACGTATGGGAGGTAACCGCGTAACGATTCAAAACCTTGAAATCGTTCAAGTTGTTCCAGAAAAAAATGTTATCCTTATCAAGGGTAATGTGCCAGGTGCTAAGAAATCTCTTATCATCATCAAATCAGCAGTTAAAGCTGCTAAATAA
- the rpsJ gene encoding 30S ribosomal protein S10 yields the protein MANKKIRIRLKAYEHRTLDTAAEKIVETATRTGASVAGPVPLPTERSLYTVIRATHKYKDSREQFEMRTHKRLIDIVNPTQKTVDALMKLDLPSGVNVEIKL from the coding sequence ATGGCAAACAAAAAAATCCGTATCCGTTTGAAAGCTTACGAACACCGTACACTTGACACAGCGGCAGAAAAAATCGTAGAAACAGCGACTCGTACAGGTGCAAGCGTTGCTGGTCCTGTACCACTTCCTACTGAACGCAGTCTTTACACAGTTATTCGTGCGACTCATAAATACAAAGATTCTCGCGAACAATTTGAAATGCGTACTCACAAACGTCTGATTGATATTGTGAACCCAACGCAAAAGACAGTTGATGCGCTTATGAAGCTTGATCTTCCAAGTGGTGTAAACGTAGAGATTAAACTTTAA
- a CDS encoding helix-turn-helix domain-containing protein, with translation MFSSQKLKERRKKLGLSQAQTADKLGISRPSYFNWEIGKTKPNQKNLDKLAHLLKVDSAYFLSQHDIVEIYTRLNESNKTKTLKYSQHLLEQQDKERNLMKNKRYPYRVYEKLSAGTGYSYFGDGNFDTVFYDEEIDHDFASWIFGDSMEPIFLNGEVALIKQTGFDYDGAIYAIDWDGQTYIKKVYREETGLRLVSLNKKYADKFAPYDENPRIIGLIVGNFIPLEG, from the coding sequence ATGTTTTCAAGTCAAAAATTAAAAGAAAGACGAAAAAAACTTGGTCTTTCGCAAGCACAAACAGCTGATAAATTAGGAATTAGCCGACCTTCTTATTTTAACTGGGAAATTGGCAAAACAAAACCAAATCAAAAAAACTTAGATAAATTGGCTCACTTATTAAAGGTTGATTCTGCTTACTTTTTATCACAGCACGATATTGTCGAAATTTATACCCGTTTGAATGAAAGCAATAAAACTAAAACCTTAAAATACTCACAGCATTTACTAGAACAACAAGATAAGGAAAGGAATCTAATGAAAAATAAACGTTATCCCTACAGAGTTTACGAAAAATTATCAGCAGGCACAGGCTATTCCTATTTTGGTGATGGCAATTTTGATACCGTTTTTTATGACGAAGAAATTGATCACGATTTTGCGTCTTGGATCTTTGGAGATTCAATGGAACCTATTTTTCTCAATGGTGAAGTTGCCCTTATTAAACAAACAGGATTTGATTATGATGGCGCCATTTATGCGATTGATTGGGATGGACAAACCTATATAAAAAAGGTCTACCGTGAAGAAACGGGCCTTCGTCTTGTTTCTCTCAACAAGAAATACGCTGATAAATTTGCTCCTTATGATGAAAATCCTCGAATCATTGGATTAATTGTAGGAAATTTTATCCCCCTTGAAGGCTAA